atgtcATCATCACTGGTCATTTTCAAGTGTCACAATGTTTACCATCTATCTGATTTTGAATAGCTTTCACAGCTGCAACTCTAGCAGCTGTCGCAGCTTTGTTTGCCGCAGCTACAGCTCGTACCACCTTTTCATCGACCCATCTCTGACCCACACCTTTTCTGGCCACCTCTCGAGCACTCTGTAATTACCAAGATATACGGTTTAAGTGTCTTTGAATCAAAACAATGTGTTACTTCAAAAAACTTCAGCCTCTTTAAACCCAAAACCGTAAGCATTTTGGAAAGTTTGATCCTCTTGGTGTTATATATACATACCTGAACCGATTTTACGAACCAGGTCCATTTCTAGAGAAAGCCGGTTTACTAGATTACCATCAATCCCATTCACCGCATTTTGTATCTCCGATTCTAAATCCATAGGCGCCATAGCCTTGCTTACGACCTTCATGCCAAGCTCCTTGGTAGTAGTGACCATTAGCGAAATGGTAAACACCAAACCCATGAATCTTGTCTCCAAAGTAGTCTCCAGCATACTTGCCTCCATTCCTACAACAAACAAGAGCTCACACATAATTAAGCAGAGAGATCTTTATTTATAGGGACCCTTATTTATATGAATGTAACAAAAGGAAGCAAACAACTACCTTTAAGCTAACGACATTGGTTAAGTATGTTCACTGGGATCTAAAAGTCCAAGTCAAAATGCATTCAATGACTTTAACTTTCGGCAACAAAAACGATAATCCGACCCAaatcatttactaattaacaagaTCCTAattaaactaagaaaataatttaataacgTGAACTAAACTTTATTAGCTTGCTTTGCTGAAACAAAGTCTTATATTTCAAACGGAACcgaagaagaacaacaacaataagCATTAAAATGAGGTCTTCTACAAATGATTCAAAGCTTTCAGACCACTCTCTTAAGCTTCAGCTTCATCCTTTCAACCGCACTACGCAGCGTCTCCTCATCTTTACAGAACGCAAACCTCACTAAGTTCTTCCCTTCTTCCGGGTTCAAATAAAACACACTCGTCGGGATCGCAACCACCCCCACTTCCTTGATAAGATACTCACAGAAGGCCACATCGTCCCCAAACCCAAACGGCGTGTGATCAACCACCACAAAGTAAGTCCCACTCGACGGGAACACTTCAAACCCAACCTCCTTCAAACCCTTGACAAGAATCTCCTTCTTCTCGCTGTAGTCTCTCTTCAGCTCCGCGTAATAAGACTCCGGCGCCTGCAGAGCCGCGACAGCCGCGGCTTGCATCGGCGTCGAAGTGGCGAAAGTGAGGTAAGAATGCGCTTGACGTATCCCCCAAGTCAAATGAGGCGGCGCAACGGCCCAACCGATCTTCCAACCCGTTAACGAGAAGGTCTTTCCTAGAGAGTTCATCGTCACGGTCCTCTCGTACATATCGGGGAGAGAAGCAATGCAGATGTGATCCATCTCAAAATCAAGCTTATCATACACCTCATCAGAGAACACAACGACGTCGTTCTCGATACATAGAGAAGCGATGGCTTCAAGCTCTTCTCTAGTGAACATCTTCCCCGTGGGGTTGTGAGGAGTGTTCATCAGTATAGCTCTCGTCTCCCTGCTAACCGCGGCTCTAAGCTCATCCAAAGGGATAGCAAATCCAGGCGGGCGCAAAGTGATGCATTTCACTTTCGCGCCCGCCATGGAGAGAGTAGCCTCGTAGGAGTCGTAGAAAGGCGCGAAGACGATGACTTCGTCGCCTGGGTTGATTAAACCAAGCACGGTTGCAGCTATGGCCTCCGTGCAGCCGCAGGTGACGGTGACTTCTCTCTCCGGGTCGACGACGAGGCCAGTGTCTTGGAGGAAACGGGAGGCTACTGCGGAGTTGAGCTCGGGAGCCCCGAAGGCGCGTGCGTACTGGTTTTTACCGTCTTTGATGGCTTGGATGGCGGCTTCTTTGATGAAATCGGGGCCGTCGAAGTTGGGGAAGCCTTGGCCTAGGTTGATCGCTCCGTGTTTGTTGCCCAATATGCTCATCTGTGTGAATATCGTCGTCTTGAACTTCTCTAACCGTTTCGCCACCTAACAAAATCAAGGTCACAGTCATATAACAACAAAGTCAACGATCTTAAAGAGGCTTAAAAGATGAAAGATTTTGATTGATCGATGATATGGGTTTTAGTGTTAAGCTGTAAAAGGCAGGATCGTGGGACCGTGCCCGCATGAACAAAGTGGAAATCCAAATCGGACAAAGGAAAAGAGaccaaaatatcaaaacaaaaaaagacagAACAGCAGCTTCAAGTGTTGCAATAGCAAACAcgaattcaaaaaaaaaaaaaaaaatcaaatcctGTAAATTCCAAAGCACGAGAAATAAAAAAGTTTGTCTTTTTCAATCGTTTGATTATATACACAATAAGAAGCGATGAATTAAGAAGCAGAGACTCCACGAAAACTGGAGAGAGCTGAGTTACCTGGACGGGTCTCTGAGTCGACTCGTTCTGGATCGGAGTTGTGGTGGACATTGTAGCTTTGGTTTGAGGGCGGATACAGGTGGGTGGTTTCAGGGAGGTTCGTGGGGAATAAGAAGAGAAAGGGATAAGAGAGGATCTGATGAAGCTTAGTTGTCTGAGCATCACATTCACACTATGCTGTGTGTCCAGGTTCATTGACTTTTCATCATTACCTGAAACCGAAACTGcctttatcttttctttttagggttttcttaaTTCTCAACGTTGGTGGGCTTTCAGATACAACACGACTCCTTACTCGTGGGCCGCCAAGCCGCCTTGTTTATGGCATGTTATATTTGGCAACGCCCTCCACTTATACTCTTTCTGGCTTTGACGTAAGGCCTTTTTGTGTCGCCGAGTTTGACAAAGTAGTGTTTATAGCTTTTACGAATCACGATGGATAGCTATTTATTTGCTAACAAACAAATCTTGTTAAGCTCAAGAATCTTACGCAGTTATCTACTGCCTTGGATGTCTCAGACAAAAGTTTGTGATTCATTAGCCTTACGCATCATATGAGTATCGGTCGTAATTGCCTTATTTATTGTGATATTGAAAAGCCcgttaataaaaatttagaatttggTATTGGTGTAGGGCCAAAACTATTACTTGCTTCGTTTTAAGCGAACAACCCATCAACAACAACTGGAATTTGCAAATTCTTAGctttaaatattaaacatttaaacctattaaaaatgaatatagaAGAGTAGAATAAGATGAATGGAATGTAGTAGAAAAATGAAAGAGACTTGTTCCATATTAAAATTGTAATGGAATGTTTTTAGtatatgattaaatttaaatcgATAGTCAAAATGtgaagacatatatatatatatatatatatatatatatatatatatatatatatatatatatgatcatgaTAGAGATTGGCCACTACAAGTATACAAGTAGACGCATCATTTGGAACTGTGAAAGATGAGTATCAGAGTATCAATCATTGGAGAAAAATGTGTACCAAACAAGacttacaaaagaaaagggaCATACAATGTATAGtgtatacacatattatattttttttttcaaagcaTAAGTTTACAAGTAGTCATGCATGATTATGAGAAACCCTCCAACGCATAAGCTTACAAACAtgtcatgttttttttgtatataccCATCTCTTGTCTTTTTTGGGTAAAACCTACTTTGATATgaatttatattgatttttccTTCGTTACTGGGATATAATACTATATGCTGAAGTTAAAACATGGCCATGAGTCATGTGAGAAAAAACTGTACATACAATGACATAaagaaaaatactaaaataaagtTCTATAGTGGGTGGACGTTTCATTGCCGCAATGGAATATTCAAGTTTGAACATTGCGCCACTATTTCACCACTGATAGTTTAAAGCTAGAGTGTTCTGGTTATGGTAACAGATATGCAATTAGTCTGGCTAGAAGGTGAACATTTGGGTACACATAAAGCTAGGGAAAATATCagttaattttgatttgattcgttattttattttgattcaaACCGAAAAATTCGGATATCCATAACTCTACgaagcaaaataaatattaatatgaaatattCGTAAGAAACAAAGTAAATCAAAAATACTAATATTGTTAGAAATGGATATCCAGTCCAATctgttatatgcatatatacatatatttatataaattatgtagatatatattatattgtatataagttttaaagtatttttatttactaagtttattaaatgatttcttataatttgtaaaagtaaataaatttttagttttgtaataaaatatgattattttatattttttagatttttttattttttctaatttttatttatttataatttttatttatttttacagtttGAATTGAATATctgatcaaaaatttaaaaatatacgtACAGATCAAATCAAATCAGATAATTGATTATTCAGATCAAAGATATCAGATCATGGTCGTCATAGACTTTTAAGTCATCTGAAACTGGCGTGTGAAGTGTAGCTTTTTCTCTGTAGTTTAGGGTAtgcaaaaaaagttttaaaaggtGAAGATATcgaagatgattttttttccaCCATGACATACGCACGTGCTAGCTTATCCACACGCTTTTGTCACTCTTTATCTAATGTAGTAACTTTCTTTGCCCATTGCATAGAATTCAGTTCACAATCGTACGCTAAGGCTGAGCGTAACGTGAGAACGTGTTTTTTCCTTTTGACTTAAACGTGAGAACGTGTTCTATCTTGAATTTTTGTGTCCTGTCGTATTCTCGTTACTTCTCAAAAAATTCATCAAAacactttttttctttaatttattgtaaagaACTAGGACTAAatccgccctacgggcgggacaataatatacaaataatttaaatatatttaaaatatttttatttctcaaaaaattaaattaatttttatcaagtcaaatttgtctatttatttttcaaattataaacttatataaataGAATCTAATCATTTTACAGATcaaattacaaattataaaatacaaattttcaaAGTTTATTCTAATTTAGCTGCTAACGATATGTCACATCGACTATTTTTGACAAATAAGACACATCTAACTAATAATCGTGGTGTGTTCATGCCGGatgtgtttgtttatgatagatTTGGTTGTGTCACTGGCTCCTTGTGTTGCAGTTGTTCATGATAGATTTAGTTGTCTCTTACTGTTACTTTCGTTGGGATAGCGATTTTAGAACTTGActtgatttcttagttattgtTCATTACTCCTTACCATTATTCCAAAAGTTGTAACTCGATAtgttttctttgctttttttttttaggaaaaatAATTCTTACTTATTTTTGTGATAAGCTGAAAGGAGTGAAAACAATCATGTGCAAACGCTATAACCGTAGGATTGAATAATGGTATTTTGTgcatttttatgtttcttttgtttatgatGATCATTGTATTGCATGCTCTTATTAGAAATtgtcttctattttttttttaacaacttcATTGATGATGAAAGCAAGTAAGGTTCAAAACAACAAGAAAGGTGAAAACCTTCAAGAGAAAACTAACCCAAATGCTCAACCTAAACAAAGATCTATGAGCAAAAAGATGAGGCTTCTCTTAAAATTCTCTGATGTAGCCATGCAGGACCTCGAGCGCTAGGTAGGAATTGAAACGCCCATCTCTGAGGACACTCCGAGCAATCTCTCTCGCGATCTGATTCGAGAACATCGACTCTGTTTCCAGAGTGACTGACCGAAACAGAGTTAACAAAATATGAATTAGTGGTCTGAGACTATTggagataaaataatttttgaaagtGATATTCTTTCACCAACATGTGTACATGTGACTATTTCACCTTCGATAGCTCATTTTGTCATATGAGTTAGGAtgagtttatttttattgtttactttacatttttatatagatgtttaatttagtttttttcatttttaattacatatttacttattttatttttatatattgtatatttacttattttaattttcttctttttatattaactgataatattacgatagatgtttaatgttatatttccatttcttttattgtatatttatttatttatttttttaatgccACATGGACACCTTATGGAACCTCAAAAACTCTCTTTTATTAGTAGAGATTTAATTATTGTtcattttttttagatttcgtatttacttattattattttttagtaatATAAGCTGGCATGTTTTGGGAAATATTTCATTTAGCTTTtcttggaaataataaaaatgtaaactacATGTAAAAAATGCAATATtaccatttcttatattgtatatatttttattctaattttcaaatttatttattcaacttttaaatataaaatggtaataataCATTATGGATATTATAATGTAacatttcttatattatatatatttttaaaaaaaataaatatatttttaaaaaataatattatttacttttttcttatattgtatatttacttattctagttTTCTTGCtttattatgataaatatttaatgtaatatttctgtttcttatgctgtatatttacttattatttattttctgtttttaataataataccacgtgtcataaatattaatgtaatatttttgttttttattttcaaatagatgtcaatgtaatattttcatttcttatattctatatttattttttaccttaaatttacttattctaattttcttatttttagatggatgtaatatttcaaaataatttaaatataaaactatatgttatttcaaatatatgtttaatataatatttactaatattgtAATGTTACCATTTCTTAAAAATACTTggaaataatttaaatgtaaaatatacattatttcagatatatgtttaatgtaatatttctatttttatatgtatatttacttattatttgtttttacttatatagtatatctatttattatttattttctgtatttttaataacaatgcCACGTAGCATTCTCCGGTGATTTTTTTCCGCTGATGTGGACGTTCCCTAGAGCCTCAAAACCGaacttttattagtatagatgattttttttttcgctGATGTGGACGTTCTGTGGAGCCTCAAAAGCgaatttttattagtatagattatgataaatgtttaatataatatttttattactgatattttatttattattcatttttatatacaattttcagatttatttttaatttagttttttcattttaattgtatatttattttttcatatattgtatagttacctattttaattttcttgtttttatatcaaatgataatattacgatgaatgtttaatgtaatagttatgtttcttatattgtatttttacttgttatttattttactatacaattttatatttataaaattataatatatatcttgAAGCCTCAAATAActgtatatttgtttatttttttcttgtattgtatatttatttttttcaattgtttTGCGTTTATGTCAAATTTCAATATTacgatatatgtttaatgtaatatttctaatttttatattatatatttacttattatttattttattatacattttttgatagatgtttaatgtaatatttttatttcttatatggtatatttacttattatctATTGTTTAATGTAATAGTTatgtttcttatattgtatttttacttgttatttattttactatacaattttatatttataaactataatatatatcttgAAGCCTCAAATAActgtatatttgtttatttttttcttatattgtatatttattgttttcaattgttttgcgtttatatcaaatttcaatattacgatatatgtttaatgtaatatttctaatttttatattatatatttacttattatttattttattatacattttcagatagatgtttaatgtaatatttttatttcttatatggtatatttacttattatctatttctttttctattgtatatttacttattatttattttattatacatttttagttaaatgtttaatgtaataaTTCTATTTCTTGTTtggtatatttacttattatctattttttcttatattgtttttagatagctgtttaatgtaatatttctatttcttatattggatatttacttattatatatttttacttctattgtaaatttacttatttgtttattttttatttttttattaataatgacaCATGGCATCTTACGGGAGAATAAGTTTACGCTGATGTGGACGCTCTCTGGTTCTTCAAAAGGgtacttttaatagtatagattagttGTCGtttgcaaataaataaataaattagttgtCTACTTCTGGATTTAAGTATTTTCTtgtccaatatttttttttaacaagttaTGTATTCTTACTTAGAATTCACTATgtcaatttaacattttaccaaaaaaaaaaaattcactatgTCTCGTGTAAAGTATTATTTTAACCAATTTTCATtacaaaaatgttattttagaattttaatataaattataatttaatattaattacaaatgtattgattttataaataattacatctATCTCAAATATTCATGGttgaataataattaataaaaaaattaaatgcatttcaattatttttttaaatttatgtaaaaatgtcaaatattCTTTACAAAACAGAAAGAGTAATATTCTATAATCGTAACCTATTTGAATTCTTGATTGTATTATCACAATCTTGATTTTGTAATTTCCTGGTGGCAAAACATACCATAAACCATGTATGCTTTTTTGTTAAACCatgtatacttatatatatatatatatatatatcaatgcTGGTCTAACATGTTTGATGTCCTAAGCAAATTTTTAACaacattttcacattttttcctGATAATcgtatataaatatgtataatataaaatatcacattaatttttaactaattcaactgcattaatagttattaaatatattataaagttaaTTGTATAACAATATTTGTTAACATTTTCACCATAATCAATCATAATTTACTATAATCGATTGTTAATATAAAATCTcagattttaaaaatgatattttatttaaatttattataatttttccttatattttattaattttaattatattttatatgattttattaaagtttatatgtaaacataattgatatttatttaataataataataatatttgtaaaaacactagttttgtttatatatttttattaataataaatgttataCGGATAATGAAAAACaactaaacaaataaaaaaacgcTAGTTGCACTGGACTCTGAAAGTATTGAATTTTGTCACTGACTAATAATCTCAAAAgttatatttatctaaaaaaatcTGCATAATTATAAATactgataaaatatttttaaaaatatacctCCTTAATTTGGATGTCATAATAGGTGGTTTGGTTGACTTCCCCTCTAGACAACCCGTATAtatatctattactataaagaaaGGTTGTTTCTATCTTGGTGACACATCAGCATCCATGTCACAAATTCAAACTATGTAAGCATGACACGTGGCATGGAGGATGAAACTTAGCGTTTCATTTATTCTCAAATCGGAATGAGCTTTTTTTATAGTTGGGCTGTACGGTTCTTCTTCCTCCCTGCTAGAAGAAACTCGGCGTTACGGTTCTTGGAGAGATTCACTTAATACAATTGATGTCGTCATTTATATCACCGACCCACTCTTCCCACCACATATCATTCTATACATCTCTTCTTATCTCAAGTGATTGCAtattttcatctataaataaatGAGTTTAAATCTGTGAAGTCCATCCATTTTTACTTCTAAATCATTCAAGAGATTTTTAGTTGAAGATTATTGAAAGTTCTGGGTTTCACGGACCTTACATGAAATGCGTTGACAGCTGCTTGATTATGAGAGGAATGTTGCTGCTGAGTTTCTTGAAAATCTGCAAGAGTCTGTTTTTTCAGTGATTTTATTCCAACCCGATAATCTGTTTCCAATATAATAGAGGAATATTCTGCGAATCTTATTCTTTATGTTCCGGGAGGACCAAAGATAGTCTACCAGCACCACCGTAAAACTCCAGCCCACCACCGTCAGCGGAGAATCCAGAGGATGTCTGAGTTTCATGTGCAGGTGAATCTGATTCTCTAGATCGACTGAGGCTATCGATTCTTTCTTTATCGAAGCGTTAGTCTGTTCTTCCGTCAAATTTGGTCTTCTTCATTACGGTTGCTCTTTGTTGAGCTTTCCCCGGTGAGGACCTCACTTTCGGCGTTGAAGAAGTGGATTGACTCATCAGAAGTGGAAAGCTAAATAAATTGAGTCTGACATCTCGTGGAGCAATTGGAGAAAAAGAGTTCATCTGATTGTGCCTCTAGAATCTTGAAGGGATTGAGCTTAGGACATGTTGAGGTAtagttgataatttttttttaaagtgttgTTGATGTGGTTCCGCTGAAAGTTTCAGAGATTTGTGAATTTGATATATAATGGTGGTAACAAATAAGTTTAATCGCTGAAATCTTTATCTACTCTTTATCTTGCAAGCTGTTACTTTCTGACAAGTTAAAGTCTAAAGGTCTTGGCTTTAAGATTTTGGCCGCGTCTTGAAGAGCTTTCTTTGTGTATCTGCCATGCATTTGGAGAACTAGGTTTTTTAGTGACGTTAGTACAGCACTTAGGAGAGGCTAAGGAAACTGGAACTGACGTTTATCTTTGTTGTCATTCCACAAACAAGTCGTTTTGATGTTAGCTTT
The sequence above is drawn from the Raphanus sativus cultivar WK10039 chromosome 7, ASM80110v3, whole genome shotgun sequence genome and encodes:
- the LOC130497796 gene encoding uncharacterized protein LOC130497796 isoform X1, giving the protein MCELLFVVGMEASMLETTLETRFMGLVFTISLMVTTTKELGMKVVSKAMAPMDLESEIQNAVNGIDGNLVNRLSLEMDLVRKIGSECSRGGQKRCGSEMGR
- the LOC108818209 gene encoding uncharacterized protein LOC108818209 — encoded protein: MNHKLLSETSKAVDNCIKAVSVSGNDEKSMNLDTQHSVNVMLRQLSFIRSSLIPFSSYSPRTSLKPPTCIRPQTKATMSTTTPIQNESTQRPVQVAKRLEKFKTTIFTQMSILGNKHGAINLGQGFPNFDGPDFIKEAAIQAIKDGKNQYARAFGAPELNSAVASRFLQDTGLVVDPEREVTVTCGCTEAIAATVLGLINPGDEVIVFAPFYDSYEATLSMAGAKVKCITLRPPGFAIPLDELRAAVSRETRAILMNTPHNPTGKMFTREELEAIASLCIENDVVVFSDEVYDKLDFEMDHICIASLPDMYERTVTMNSLGKTFSLTGWKIGWAVAPPHLTWGIRQAHSYLTFATSTPMQAAAVAALQAPESYYAELKRDYSEKKEILVKGLKEVGFEVFPSSGTYFVVVDHTPFGFGDDVAFCEYLIKEVGVVAIPTSVFYLNPEEGKNLVRFAFCKDEETLRSAVERMKLKLKRVV
- the LOC130497796 gene encoding uncharacterized protein LOC130497796 isoform X2, which produces MEASMLETTLETRFMGLVFTISLMVTTTKELGMKVVSKAMAPMDLESEIQNAVNGIDGNLVNRLSLEMDLVRKIGSECSRGGQKRCGSEMGR